GGGCGCTATGGAAAATTCGACTTCCACAACGACAGGCGAAAACCTTGCTGATTCTTTTCGGCTTGATCTGGTTGACGAGTTTGGCGCTTGTCTGGATGGTTTCTAGCGATCCCGACCATTGGGCGGCCTTGCAGAATCCAGCCGAGTACCTTCATTATTCCTTCCTTTATATCGCGTTGACCCTTGCCTATCTGAACACCTACCCGGGACTGGAAGCGGACAGCCCGTCTCTGGTCATTGTCATGACCATTCATCAGGGAGGCGAGGAAGGGGTTGCAGTTGAAAAATTCTATGAAACGCTGACCGACGATTTGCTGGTTAAACCGAGAATCCGTGATCTGCTGGTCGACAAGATGGCGACTCTCGACGATGGAAAGTACCGCCTGACGCGCAAAGGACGCCTGCTCGCCGTTCTATTTGGCGCTTATCGTTCCCTGTTGAAAGCGCCGAAAGGAGGCTGAGGAAATCATGGACTATTCCCTTTTGAATTTGCTCAGCCCGTTCATCGGGCTGGCGGTCAATCTTGCGGTACAAGTTGCGAGCTATCGTTTGATTGCGCGCCTGGCCTTGTTGCAATCCTTGTTCGTTGGTTGCGGTGCGGGCTGGTTAGGTCTTGGCCTGTTTGAGGGAGGCCTGTTGACGGCGACTGACCGGGATGGGATTTCCTTTGCCGCGCAGTTTGTGGTCAATTCGACGATTTATTTTCTTCTGGCCTACAATTATTTTCACTTCATCAATATGGGGGAGACCGCCCGAAGGATTCGCATATTGAGAGAGTTGCATGAATCTGAAAACGGCCTGTCGCAAGAAGAAATTCTGGAGCGTTACAACGCGCAGGATATGATTCGTCTGAGGATGCAACGCTTGTTGAACAACGGGCAGATCATCCAAAAGGGCGGTCGCTACTACATTGCCAACCCCACCGTTCTGAGAATTGCCCAGTGCGTGACATGGTTGAAATGGATCATGCTGGGCAAGCGTAGCGAATTCGAGTGAGGGAAGCTCTGGATTCGATGATATAATCCGACAGCTATAATTCGGTCTGGCGTACGCTAATATTTTTGCATCAAGATCACCTTTCCTGAATCAATGAAGGTCCAATGGACGATTCTCATTCCACCCCAAGGTCGAGACCTTTCTGGCTGATTCCTTCCCTCCTGCTGATTCTTTTAGCTAAAAACCTTCCGGGTTTTTATAAATGGACGCTCCCCGTCCACGATAACTTGTGCGTGTATGAGAGTTTCTATTTTTTCTATAACGACCTTCTTTTGCATAACGAGATCCCGTCCTGGACGCCGTTCATCGTCTATGGAATGCCGACCGATTTTGAATTCGTTCGTTTCCTGACGGCAGGTAAATATCTTGCGGGACTGCTTGGCTGGCTCTTTTCGATTCAGGACACCTTGCTCGTTTACCAGTTTGCGATTTTCGCGGAAGAACTCGTTTTGCTTTATGGCATGTACAAGCTGGCGGATCGTTTGTTTCAACTGGACGCGACCGTGTTCTATGTCTGTCTCGTTGCGATTCTTTCGATCATCACCATTCGCCAGCCAGGGATGGGCTATCATATTTATTATATGTACCCGCTCATGTTCCATCTGCTGTTGAGTTTTCTGGAAGAAAAGGACTATCGCTATTTCTTTGGAGCGGGCATTGTTTTTGTGGTCGCGCAGTTGGGAGGGACGGGGTATACGATGCCGCTACAACTGGCGACTCTCTTTTGCTTCTTTTTCTTCGCTGCATTGGCGCATGTTAGAGATCTCAAGGATTTTGTCGCGCTGGATGGGAGGCGGCGCAGAAATTTTCTGGTTTCGCTTGCCCTGCTATCCATTGTCGCCATCACCTATTACCGATTCGCCACCCTGTCGATGGAATCTTTGGAGTTTGTTTCCTATTTAAGAGATCCCGAGACGTCCAAAGTTTCATTGATGACATTTCTGACCTATGGGAAAGTATTGAAGCCGGAAAATTTACTCTATGACATGTTGTGGCCGATGGCGTTTAGAAACGATTTTCCCAGTTTATACATTGGCGCGATACCTCTCATTTTCTGTTTTTATGCGGTCTTTAAAGTCCGTGACTGGCGATTTTACAGTGTGACGTTGACGGGCATTTTTCTTTTCTGCTTTGCGATGGGATCGCGAACCCCGCTTGCCGTCCTGCTGTACGATTATTTTCCATTCATGCAATATTACCGTCATGTTTCCTATGCTGTCGGCGGACTGATTATAATTTTCGCCATCATGTCGGGCTATGGATTTGACAAGTTTTTTACTTCCAATTCGGTGGAAACAACACTGTCGCGAATCCGGCCGGAGAATATTGCCATAGGCCTGACGCTTTTTAATCTTGCGATATTTCAAATGATGACGGACGTTTATTATCACAACAAGTCGCATGTAGGACGACAAACGGTCATTGATTCGGATTATTTCAATGTGCATCCATATAATTATCAGAACATTCGTGAAATCAGTCGCTCCGTAAAAGAGGGGCTTCCGGTGGATAGGCGTCAGAGAAAAATTCTATCCAGCAATATACATATTTTAGGCGAATTGGATTATCGTCTCTACAATCACTTGCAGTGGGATGTGTGTTTGATTCCCGCCCGGATTGATTTTTCAGGTAAGAATGTCGAACAATTTTTCAATGAGCATGATTTGACCTTGTTTGAGGAGAAAGGCGGCTGGTTGGATCAGTCTGATTCGTTTTACGAAAATGAGGTAATACTTTCTAAACTGGGTTGTAATTTCCCCAAAATGCATATTGTGAATAACGCCGAGGTTGAAGGGGACGCTTTGAGGACGGTGACGTTTGAGCCGGATCGGCTTGGCACAGTTCAGATTCTGAATTATCGGGCGAATTATGTCGAAGTGGGGCTTGATAACCCTTTTGATGAGACGTCTTTTCTTTATTATGCGGATCTTTGGAGTGCGGGGTGGGATGCGCGTGTCAATGGTCGTTCCACTCCAATATTAAAGGCAAATACGGCTTTCAAGGCTGTAGCTATTCCTGCAGGCCAATCAATCGTAGAGTTTCATTATGAAACGCCGCATAAAATTTTGAGGTGGATTTTAATTGTTTATGGCCTGTGTTTCATCTGCTGGGTATTAATCGGGATTCTGTTGGATTCATTTGAAAATGCAGTATCAAGGAAACAAGAAATTATTGCCGGTCCTCAAACCGATGAGAAAAGTTGATGAAGAGGATCGAAAGATATGCGCCGCTTCAATAAATCATCGCACTTTTGTGAACCATTAAATGGATAATACCCTTTCTGTTGTCAAGAGACGATCGTTTTGGTTGATCCCTTCTCTTATTCTAATTCTTATTCTGAAAAATTTACCACTCTTCCTGAAGTGGAACGTCCCAGTCCACGATGGGCTGGGAGCGTTTCAGTCATTTTATTTTTTCTATAACGATCTTCTATTGCATAACGAAATCCCGTCATGGACGCCGTTCATTGTCTATGGAATGCCCACTGATTTCGAATTCGTTCGCATCCTCACTTCAGGGAAGTATTTGACAGGTCTGATGGGGTGGTTGTTGCATGTTGAAGACGTTTTATTGCTATACAGTGTTGCCGTTTTGGCGGAAGAGCTCGTTTTGCTTTATGGCATGTACAAGCTGGCGGATCGTTTGTTTCAATTAGATGCGACGGTCTTCTATGTCTGTCTTGTCGCTGTTCTTTCGATCATCACCATTCGCCAGCCGGGGATGGGTTATCATATTTATTATATGTATCCGCTCATGTTCCATTTGCTGTTGAGTTTTCTGGAAAAAAAGGACTATGGCTATTTTTTTGGAGCGGGCATTGTTTTTGTGGTCGCGCAGTTGGGTGGGACGGGCTACACGATGCCGCTACAATTGGCGACGCTTTTCTGTTTCTTTTTATGCGCGGCGTTGGCGCATGTTAGAGAGCTCAAGGATTTTGTGGCGCTGGATGACAGACGGCGCAGAAGTTTTCTTGTATCACTCGTCTTGTTATCCCTTGTCTCCATTGCATATTACCGCTTTGCGACGCTTTCGATGGAGACTTTGGAATCAGTTTCATTTTTGAGAGACCCAGAAACCTCAAAAGTTTCTCTTAAGACTTTTTTGTATTATGGAAACACTCTGAATCTGTCGACAGTTATCTATGACATGTTGTGGCCAGTGGCATTCAAGGAAGATTTTCCCAGTTTATACATCGGTGCGATACCGCTCTTTTTTTGCGTTTATGCGGTCTTTAAAGTCCGTGACTGGCGTTTTTACAGCATGATGTTGACGGGTATTTTTCTTTTTACTTTTGCGATGGGGCCGGGGGCTCCGCTTGCAGTCCTGCTGTACGATTATTTTCCGTTCATGCAGTATTACAGACATGTTTCCTATGCGGTCGGAGGTCTGATTATTATTTTCGCCATCATGTCGGGCTATGGATTTGACAAGTTTTTTACTTCCAGTTCGGTGGAAACAAAACTGTCGCGAAGTCGACCCGAGAATATTGTCATAGGCCTGACGCTATTTAATCTGGCGATGTTTCAAATGATGACGGATGTTTACTATCATAACAAGTCGCACCTGGGGCGACAGGCGGTCATTGATTCGGATTTTTACAATGCGCATCCATATGCATATCAGAGCGCTCGGAACATCAGTCGTTCTTTGTTGGATTCGAACAGGTTAAGGGGGCGTCAGAGAAAAATTTTATTCAATAATATTTTTATTTTTGGCTCTCTGGATTATCGCCTTTACAACCATCTGCAATGGGATGTGTGTTTGATTCCCGCACGGATAGATTTTGCAGATAAAGACGTTGTGCAATTGTTTGATGAGCATGATGTGGCATTATTCAAGGTCAATGGAGGATGGTTGAATCAGTCTGAATCGATTTACAGCAATCAGGAACTGCTCTATAAACTGGGTTGCGATACGCCCAAAATGCGGATTGTTGAGAATGTTGAAGTTGCGGGGAACGCATTGAAAACAGTTGGTATGGAAATGAATCCTCCTGAATCGGTGAAGATGCTTGACTATCGCGCAAATTCCGTGAAAGTGGCGCTCCGTAATCCTTTTGACGAAAAGTCATACCTGTATTATGCCGATGCCTGGGATGAAGGCTGGAGCGCGAGCGTCAACGGTAAGCCGACGGCTCTGTTGAAAGCGAATACGGCTTTCAAGGCTGTGGCCATTCCCGCAGGCCAATCAATCGTAGAGTTTAATTATGAAGCGCCTCACAAAATTTTGAGGTGGATTTTGATCGTCTATGGTTTGGCCTTCATGTCCTGGGTTGTGATGGGACTTTTAATTGAAATGATGCGGACCCTTGCGAGTCGCGACAAGGAAATTCCTGCTCCTATAGCCGATGTGGAGAAGCGGGAGGATGAGGTTCTCTGTGAATCTCCTGATGCGGCGAAAAAGTCCGAAGGTGAGTCTTGATCGCTTGCTCGTGCAGATTTTTTACTTTGGCAATGTTATTTTGTAATATTATTTTGCGATTAATACAATGTTTTGATCGCCTTGAATGAATCAATCCTGAAATATATATCCTGATATCAATTCACCCGGATCATTAAAGCTTCAATGAACGATTCACAGTCCACCCTTGTCAGGGAGAGAGCTTATTGGCTCGTTCCGTCCCTGCTATTCATACTCTTGCTCAAAAATCTACCGAGCTTGTTTAAATGGACCGTTCCCGTCCATGACACCTTATGCAACTACGAAAGTTTCTATTTTTTCTATAACGACCTGCTTCTGCATAATGACCTCCCTTCATGGACGCCGTTCATTATATTTGGCATGCCCACCGATTTTGAATTCATTCGGTCTTTGACGGTAGGTAAGTATCTGGCTGGTTTGATTGGCTGGATATTTTCTATTCAGGACACATTATTTTTGTACAGTTTTGCTTTTTTCACGGAAGAACTGGTTTTGCTTTATGGGATGTATAAACTTTCAGATCGTTTTTTCAAGCTCGACGCAACGGTGTTCTATGTCTGTATGGTTCCGCTTCTTTCGATCATCACCGTTCGTCAGCCCGGGGTGGGTTTTCATGTTTTTTTTATGTATCCACTGATGTTCCATCTGTTGCTGAACTTTCTGCAAGAAAAGAACTTTCGTTATTTTTTCTCCGCGGGCATCGTCTTTGTTTTGGCTCAACTGGGCGCTTTGGGATACACGATGCCATTACAGCTTGTGACCGTTTCTTTTTTCTTCTTTTTTGCCAGTTTTCCTTATCTAAAAGAATGGCGCCAGTTTTTCAGGTGGGACAGGATCAATCCATGGGAATTTTTGACGCTATTAGCTTTATTGTCTGCGGTCGCCGTCACCTATTATCAGGTAGCGACGCACTCTACCGATCCATTGACGTTGATATCATTATCCCGTGACCCCGGGACATCCAAAGTTCCACTAGAGTCGTTTCTGACTTATGGGTATTTGCTGGATGTAAAACTTTCCTTCCTCGACATCTTCTGGCCCATCATCTTCAAATTGGACTTCCCCAGTTTGTATATCGGAATCATTCCGTTCCTGTTCGTCGTCTATTCACTTTTCCGGGTTCGAAACAGGAATTTTTACTGCATTGCGGCTACGGGTCTATTTCTCTTTTTATTCGCTCTGGGAGGGCGCACTCCGCTCGCGGCTTTTTTATACGAATATTTTCCGTTCATGCATTATTTCAGGCATGTCTCTCATGCCGTGGCGGCTCTGGTCATTATTTTTGCAATTATGTCGGGTTTTGGTTTTGACAAATTTTTTTCATCAAATGCCATTCAAAGCAAATTATCCAAAAGTCGCCCCGAGAATATTGTGATAGGGCTTGTGATCTTCAATCTGGGGGTTTTCCAGATGATTACGGCTGTTTATTACCATAATATTTCTCATGTTGGACGCGTGACGGTAGTCAATTCTGATTACTATAATGTGAATGCATTCAATTATCAGCCCGTTCGCAATATCAGTCGGTCTGAGTGGGATGGCAACCGCTTGAGGGGGCGCCAGAGAAGAATTCTCTTCAACAATATATTGATATTAGGGAAACTGGATTACCGCACCTACAACCATTTGCAATGGGATGTGTGCCTGGTTCCTGCCCGGATCGACTTCGCTGGAAAGAGAGTGTTCCAATTATTTGAAGAGCATGAGCTCAAATTATTTGGGACGCGAGGCGGCTGGTTGAATCAGTCTGATTCGTTTTATGATAATAGGGAACTGCTCTACAAGCTAGGATGTGACACTCAGAAAATGCGAATCGTTCGAGACGTGGAGGTCAATGGCGATGCTTTGACGACAAAGTCCATCGAAGCGGATATTCCCAATTCGATACGGGCTCTTGACTATCGTTCAAATCATGTCAAGGCGGCGGTTAATAATCCATTTACGGAGACTTCCTATCTTTACTATGCAGATAGCTGGGACGCAGGATGGAAAGCGAAGGTTAACGGTGAGCCGACGCAAATTCTGCGGGCGAATACGGCGTTGAAGGCCGTTGCGATTCCGCCGGGAAATTCTACTATAGAGTTCAGTTACGAGGCACCCTATCGGCTCCATGTGTGGATATTGATTGTTTATGGGCTGGTATTGGCCATCGGGGTCGTGATCGGACTGGCTCGGGAAGCATTTACTGGCAGACGGAGCCATGAGAAAGCGAGTGATGCAGAGGCTATTTCCGCATCAGCGACCTCGCAGGAATGATCAGTCCGACAATGCTTGTCATCATGAAGATGCAAACGATATAGATAAACAAGGTCGGTTTAAATTTGAATTC
This window of the Candidatus Nitrohelix vancouverensis genome carries:
- a CDS encoding YfhO family protein; its protein translation is MHNEIPSWTPFIVYGMPTDFEFVRILTSGKYLTGLMGWLLHVEDVLLLYSVAVLAEELVLLYGMYKLADRLFQLDATVFYVCLVAVLSIITIRQPGMGYHIYYMYPLMFHLLLSFLEKKDYGYFFGAGIVFVVAQLGGTGYTMPLQLATLFCFFLCAALAHVRELKDFVALDDRRRRSFLVSLVLLSLVSIAYYRFATLSMETLESVSFLRDPETSKVSLKTFLYYGNTLNLSTVIYDMLWPVAFKEDFPSLYIGAIPLFFCVYAVFKVRDWRFYSMMLTGIFLFTFAMGPGAPLAVLLYDYFPFMQYYRHVSYAVGGLIIIFAIMSGYGFDKFFTSSSVETKLSRSRPENIVIGLTLFNLAMFQMMTDVYYHNKSHLGRQAVIDSDFYNAHPYAYQSARNISRSLLDSNRLRGRQRKILFNNIFIFGSLDYRLYNHLQWDVCLIPARIDFADKDVVQLFDEHDVALFKVNGGWLNQSESIYSNQELLYKLGCDTPKMRIVENVEVAGNALKTVGMEMNPPESVKMLDYRANSVKVALRNPFDEKSYLYYADAWDEGWSASVNGKPTALLKANTAFKAVAIPAGQSIVEFNYEAPHKILRWILIVYGLAFMSWVVMGLLIEMMRTLASRDKEIPAPIADVEKREDEVLCESPDAAKKSEGES
- a CDS encoding YfhO family protein — encoded protein: MDDSHSTPRSRPFWLIPSLLLILLAKNLPGFYKWTLPVHDNLCVYESFYFFYNDLLLHNEIPSWTPFIVYGMPTDFEFVRFLTAGKYLAGLLGWLFSIQDTLLVYQFAIFAEELVLLYGMYKLADRLFQLDATVFYVCLVAILSIITIRQPGMGYHIYYMYPLMFHLLLSFLEEKDYRYFFGAGIVFVVAQLGGTGYTMPLQLATLFCFFFFAALAHVRDLKDFVALDGRRRRNFLVSLALLSIVAITYYRFATLSMESLEFVSYLRDPETSKVSLMTFLTYGKVLKPENLLYDMLWPMAFRNDFPSLYIGAIPLIFCFYAVFKVRDWRFYSVTLTGIFLFCFAMGSRTPLAVLLYDYFPFMQYYRHVSYAVGGLIIIFAIMSGYGFDKFFTSNSVETTLSRIRPENIAIGLTLFNLAIFQMMTDVYYHNKSHVGRQTVIDSDYFNVHPYNYQNIREISRSVKEGLPVDRRQRKILSSNIHILGELDYRLYNHLQWDVCLIPARIDFSGKNVEQFFNEHDLTLFEEKGGWLDQSDSFYENEVILSKLGCNFPKMHIVNNAEVEGDALRTVTFEPDRLGTVQILNYRANYVEVGLDNPFDETSFLYYADLWSAGWDARVNGRSTPILKANTAFKAVAIPAGQSIVEFHYETPHKILRWILIVYGLCFICWVLIGILLDSFENAVSRKQEIIAGPQTDEKS
- a CDS encoding YfhO family protein, which gives rise to MNDSQSTLVRERAYWLVPSLLFILLLKNLPSLFKWTVPVHDTLCNYESFYFFYNDLLLHNDLPSWTPFIIFGMPTDFEFIRSLTVGKYLAGLIGWIFSIQDTLFLYSFAFFTEELVLLYGMYKLSDRFFKLDATVFYVCMVPLLSIITVRQPGVGFHVFFMYPLMFHLLLNFLQEKNFRYFFSAGIVFVLAQLGALGYTMPLQLVTVSFFFFFASFPYLKEWRQFFRWDRINPWEFLTLLALLSAVAVTYYQVATHSTDPLTLISLSRDPGTSKVPLESFLTYGYLLDVKLSFLDIFWPIIFKLDFPSLYIGIIPFLFVVYSLFRVRNRNFYCIAATGLFLFLFALGGRTPLAAFLYEYFPFMHYFRHVSHAVAALVIIFAIMSGFGFDKFFSSNAIQSKLSKSRPENIVIGLVIFNLGVFQMITAVYYHNISHVGRVTVVNSDYYNVNAFNYQPVRNISRSEWDGNRLRGRQRRILFNNILILGKLDYRTYNHLQWDVCLVPARIDFAGKRVFQLFEEHELKLFGTRGGWLNQSDSFYDNRELLYKLGCDTQKMRIVRDVEVNGDALTTKSIEADIPNSIRALDYRSNHVKAAVNNPFTETSYLYYADSWDAGWKAKVNGEPTQILRANTALKAVAIPPGNSTIEFSYEAPYRLHVWILIVYGLVLAIGVVIGLAREAFTGRRSHEKASDAEAISASATSQE